DNA sequence from the Ovis canadensis isolate MfBH-ARS-UI-01 breed Bighorn chromosome 2, ARS-UI_OviCan_v2, whole genome shotgun sequence genome:
TCCTCAGAACAGTTCTGTCAGTGGACTGAGCAATGACAGGACTCTCTCATGATTACAAAGCACCTCTGACAATGCTTGTATGCAGCCCACAAAAGATTAACTGTAAGGCCTTACAACCAGAAATATAAAGGGCAGTGTGTGCTTTATGAGTTTAGCCAATTCATTCCATGTCACAAGCTAGTTAGAACTTTTTAGTACACATGTGCATCCACTGAGTACTTAGTAGTCACCTACTGAATACCTTATTGGTCAAGTGCTGTACAAGCAGGTGATAAAGAAATCAATCCCTCCCCCTCTTCGAGAGGTTCATAGCCCAGAGCAAAGCTCAGTCACCCTCTTGTTACCAAGCAGGCACAGGGTGCTGCACCAAGCCAGATGGGCAGATCACTGCTGGCCATGCCCACGGGAAAGCAGGTAACTTAAGTAACTGGGGAGTACAGAAAAACGTGAAGGCTCCTGGGAGAGAGGGTATAGTtctcaaggaaaccagaaatatTCCTGAAATGGAAATCTCTGAATTTCCAAATCTCTGAAATGGAGAGTATGGTGGAGAAAGTACACAATATGTCTGTACCTTTGTGTGTATAAGAAACAAGGTGGGGAGCCAAACAGTGAAAAGTTTTCTCCCTCATGAAAAGCTCAGCCTATCTGCCCTGAGGCACAAAGGAGCCTGAGCATGAGTGGTAGTGGGGTGACTCACGTTCTGAGTGGCCCTGTAGGGCCAAATGGAAGGGAGAGACTCTGAGACAGCTGGTTAGGAGGTGGCAGGGAGTACTGGAGTGAGCACTGAGATGGGGAATATTATCCAGGAGGCAGAACTGAGGAACTAGGGGTGTGTGAAGGCTGGCAGAGAGGAAGGAATCTAAGGTGAGCTTCACTGGGCACTGGGATGAACAGCAGTGTCCATCAAGGAGAAACAAAGGGCTCAGAAAACGATGAGCTCAATGATGCAAACACGACATTCGAGTGAAGTCACCTGGGCCAAAAATACAGATTTGCAGGTCATTAGGGGCTGCTGAAGCCATAAACATGGAATGAAGATGCCCAAGGCAGGAGAGCAGAAAGCTACACCAAGGGTGGGTGGAGGCCAAAGGATCCGCAGGGAAGTTGTAGGTGGAGCGCCAATGACATGGGAGAGCTGTGagcagggcaggggagcctggaacCAAGGGAACTCATGGGTTCAGACTCAGGAAGCTTGAGGGCACAGACAGGCACCTAGAACACACGGAAGCCACAGGAGAAGGGTCCCAAAGTGACGGCTCATCTGTCTTGAGTTAAATCTATGAAAGAGAAACTCAATAAAAATACCACCAAGGGTTTTGCTCTCATTTTTTCTGGGTAGAACTAGACAAAATGACAAAATAcacttggaaaaataaataagcaagaatAGCCAAGAAAACCTTATTGCTAAAACAGAATGCTACTAGCAATGTGAATAAAAGAACAGTGAAACAGGACGAAAAATCTAGAGACACAATGCATATAATGAGTGCATATGAAAATTTAATGACAAAGGGGTAATCAAATACACAGGgaaaagaagttttttaaaaaagaaataagcaatgGCAACCAGTCAGCCATCTggaaaaacataaaactgaatctatttctcatgttTTTTAGCTGAGTAAACACTAAATGGATCAACATCTGAATGttaaaaaaatccattaaatCATTAAAAGAAAGCATGGGTGGAATTTCTTTGTAACTAGGAAAGAGTAAAACTTTCTTAATTATGATTCAAAGTCCAAAAGTAGTAAGAGAAAAGACTGATACATGGTAAATACACTATGATACGTGATACAAACACTGAAAAATGACTGCACGACAAAACAAGAAACTGTTATATCATAAGCAGAACAAAAGGACAAATGTCAAGCTGGGCAACCTATAGAAAGAGCTACTaaggaactccctggtggtctcgTAGAAGCTGGGACTCTGTGCGTTCCATTGCAGGAGGCgtgagctcaatccctggtcagggaactaagatcccacaagcctgaCAGCATagccaaacaaaaagaaagagagagcttCTAAAAACAAAGAGGATAAAGACCAATAAATAACTTGATACTGACAGAAATAGTGGCAAAAAATATGGACAGttcactttaaaacaaaggcaaaaataaacatatgagaAGATGactaagaaaaatgtaaattaaaactatattGAGACATCATTTTTTATCATCAGACAAGCAAAAATCCAAAAGTCTGACAACATATTCTGTTAGTGAGGTTGTGGCGAAAGCTATGTTGGTGGGAGTCAGAAAAAAATACAGcctttctagggacttccctggtggttcggtggcTGAGACTGAGTCCACTAGCAGCCAGACTAGAAGTGCCTCTGCATTAATGAtcttaacttaaaaaatagaCCTGTTTTATACAATtaaatcaagaaaaacaaaaacaaggcaaTTCCTAAAAGTAAAAGATAGAACAAATGAACCCAACCTTCTATCAGTGCTATAATCACATGGAGAATTAGTCCAAGTGACCTTGAAAGACAGGATTCTGACGACTTCAAAGTACAAAGAAGAGAATAAAGTCACAAGCATGTTCTAACTTCTCAGCGGGTTTGTTGCTGCTACTGTTACTTTGGAACTATTATGATTTATTATAGAATAaatcatgtaaatatttatatttatgtgttGGTAATCACTCAAGGGgaaagatacaaaagaaaatcaaagaggtGAAATCTTGTAATCTTTAATAAATATAGGAAATACCAATATGAGCATatgattcattttcctttttctacatATTTCCTAGCTCCAACCACTAAGTAAGTCCAGAATATTGATAATCCAGAACAGATGAACACTCTGGGACACTGAGCAAGGGCCTTTAAAGTCTCAGAAGAGATGGGACTGGTGCTCCTCGGGGAGGTGTACTGCCTGGGCGGGAAGTGCACAGGACAAGCCCAGATATCCAGTCCTAAAAACAAGGATGCTCTCCAAGATTACTAAGGTCAAGTGAAGGAGTTCCCTTTGAGTGAAAATGGGACAGTCAaagcaagaaaaaggaataacTGTAATAGATTGAAGCattctaaaaaaaacaaaattcacgAGTTTCTATTTGTAGTGGAAAATATAACCTTAACTTTCCCTGGCCCCCTCTGGGGACTACTAGGCATTAATTTTTTACTATGAAAAGAATCTAGCAGTTACCCTGCTTATACTAACCAAAGTTTTTGATGAAAATTCTGCTTCTGTGCAAAAATCAAAGGTAATAcatcacataaaaataaaaggaattattttatGTACTACTAAGAAGTACAATCTGGcatggctgtggggaaaacaatGTTCTAAGTGGCATGAAACAAATgttaattattatcattataacTTTTCAAGGGCCAATGAGGGTGCCAAGAAACGCAGCCAAGTAGGgacacagaatgggaaaaaggaCTACCAAATAGGATGGAAGATGAGCCTCTGCCATCTAAGTATTTACTGGCACCACCCTGGCCAAGGTGCTTAGCAGGCAGGAGGAGGGACAAGGAGGAGGGACAAGGAGGAGGGAAGGTGAGCTCCCCGACTAAGGAAAAGCCAGGACAACACTCTGAAAACAGGCAGCCCTGCCCACGAAGAGTGGTGagatctctcttcctctcctaacTGGGCTGGACTCTGACTTGGTCTGTGGTGGAAGTGAGGGTCTGTGAGGCCTGGAGTTCAGGCCCTGGCAGTGCCAAAGGCCCTGCTCTCACTCTCTCAGAAAACTCCCTGTGACACCACCATGAATGCTGGAACAGCTGGCTGGAGAGGAAGAACCATGGGGCAGGAAGGCGGCCAGCGTGGACCCCAGCCACGTGAGCAAGGCCACCAGATCCTGAGAGGCCACACGCTCCCATCTCACATCTCCTCTCACTCAGCTGGCAAGTGGCTGCTGCCTTGGTTTTCTAATGTGCAAAATAACATTAATAAAACTCATAGGGATCAGTATGAGGATAAAATAAGATAGCATAAAGAAGTCACAGAAGAGCTGGGGCATATGGGTTATTTTGTAACATTTAAAAGGTGCCTCCCATATTTTACCGTGAACTGTCTTCAGGATAACGTTGTCCTACTGCTTCTTGGAGCTGCACATTAAGAAAAGACACATTCTGCCAGGTTTCCTTTTCCCTTATTTTATCAAAAATTGATGTGTAGAAGTCATACATGGTATCTCCCCCTTCCATTAAGAAGAAATTCCTCATGGCCTGCAAGTATTCAACCAgcctgaaagaagagaaaagtcaCAGAAAGATCTCAGGCTCATAAAATAGGATTCTAGACCAGTACCAGGTTTTGTACATCATTTTTAGTGAAACAGGTTTACATACTACAtttactaaaatcagaaatactaaaacattttaaatactttcaaaaataataaaacagcatATAGCTTACTTTTAATAATCAGAGAGGTATGTTATTTTCCTGTAACTGAAAAAATCTGGCGAACTTACTAAACTGTTACAAAAAAGGTTAATCCAAAATCATGATGAATTTCCACTGTTAATATTCagggcattttttttcccccagtctttTTAatctatgcattaaaaaaaaaaaggttcttatCATTTTATACATCCTGGATTTTTTTACAACTTAAGAAACTTTACATTATTTAAAACTCTAtatattcatgtttgggaacacatgtaagaattaaagattttaaaataaaaaaaaaacaactctataTAAATGTAATTTACATGAACTTTACAAAGTTCATACATGGAGATAAATATGCCATATTTTAATATGGATAtgccataatttaaaatataagttatCCATTATTAAGCAATTTCATGTTTTTCCCTCTGATAGTGAACATTGTGACAAGCCATTTTGTGTAACAAGCTTTTTCTGTGTTCATTTGGGATAAATTCTCAGAAACAAATTTCACATAAAGTTACGAAAACACTGATGATTAATTGATCCTCTCAAAAGAAAAGTGTTCATTGCATATCCATTCCCTACTCTAACAAAAATTAGTTCGAAATctaggtttaaaaataatttcaactaTTTTTCAAGTATAAAAAACTACCAACTACTTCCCAAACTTAACCATTCCTCATACCTATAATCTTTTTTTAGAGTTCGCATGAGGTTTCCACAGCAGTCTAGATATTGTTTGTCAATATGGGGATAGAGGCAAGATCTCAGCGTTAATTCAAAAGTCTGGCAAGTCACAGATTCTGATGATCTATCCACACATACGTCTCCACCAGCAAACTTCTCATGAAAGTCACTCTGTTCCAAATACAACCtttaatataaaaacataagTCTTCTTTTTAAGAGCTGCTGTCAACagaattctctctttaaaaaaaaaaaaaacactcagttccttttttcctttcaatggaggtatagttgatttagaatattttattaatataagttttaggtgtacaacacagtgattcacaatttttaaaggtgatATTCCATTTATACCTATTATAAAATATCAACATATTGTCTGTGCTGTACACtgtatctttgtagcttatttatgttatacacagtagtttgtgcctcttaattccCTGCTCCTATGTAGCACCTCCCCTACCCCGCTCTCCACTGGTAAccaatattttgttctttatgagtctgtttcttattatttcatcagtttgttgtattttttagatttcccatataagtgatatcatatattatttgtctttccctgacttatttcactaaagtATAATACCCTCTAACTCTGTCTATTCTGCTGCAAAttgaaaattttcattctttttaatacacCACACCTCGTCTATACGTTCACCAGAATTCTCTTTAATCAAAACTCCAGAGTCCCATTTTTATCTTTAGTCTTAAAAATGCCAATTATTATAGAAATAGAAACCTTTCTCCTCAAAATATTCTTTGTGTGAAATAGTCCTTCACACGTTGCTTTTGCCCTAGAAGATCAAGTACAGAGGAGGCCTTTCTAGCCATTAGGCTGAAGACAGTGAATGACGGCCACTACACAATAAACAGGGTATTTATTGTGTGGATATCAACAACTTATTGCCTCAGGCTAAGTACCTAAAAACACTTTCTAAAAAGCCAAGATACACAGGGAGGGTCTGACTCAGCATGTCCCAGGACTGCAACTTCTACGAGCCTCTTCTGTATGAGTGGCAGTGCTGCCCATGGGCTCAAGGCACAGGACAGGCTATGGACTTTCACAAATAACAAGGATGCCAAATTATGTATTTGAAACAATTAACACAATACATTCTCATATTTCATTCATCAAAAAGGAGAgaataaatgtttctattttaaagGCTGGAAAGCCCTACCTGGCAGAAATAAACAGATTCTgccattttaaatatcaaaaatcCAGCAGGTATGTATCACACCTTGCAAAATTAATTGCCAGCAGTGGATCATGAACATCATCCAATTCAAGATGCCTCTCGGCGATGGACTGCATCTTTATCAGGGTCTCTCTGGTGGCCTGCTGCTCAGTAAGGGCCTGTGCAGTGAAGTCTTCTCCGTGTCGAAGACGAGACTGTACAGACTCCAAAAAGAGGGTATACAGActttttctttctgcatctgaAACAAAAATGTGTAGGGTGAGCTATGTTTTAGTAAATAAGGAACTGTAAGAATTATTAAgtaaactttatataaatatagCCTGGTATTTTTCCTTCAGCCTGTGAAGGTCTATCCCTGTTTTGTTATGTTAGCCTTCCAGTATAGTACCTTTAGTACAACTAAACATTTTTATACCCTCTGTTAGACAGCTGCAAAGCTCATGGTCAAACATTCAAAATACaaacttgtttttttctgaacagAGTAACAGACCAAACAGGATGGCTGAAAGTTAAGTTGCCACCGTATTAGACAGCACTATGATAACACTAACAGGAGTCATAATTCACTGGGAAAAACACTTCCAACAGTGGCCCTGTAAAGTTCTTTACGTTTTATTACTCAGTAAGAAAGGAAATAGTCCACaaactgagaaaatattaaagcagacataaaataattcaaaataattaacaTAGCATTAAGGTGATTTACAAACAAAACAAGTAAGGTCACACCTATACCTCTCAGAGCCTTTTTAGTCAGATGATAAAACCTTCAGTATATTGCTTAAATTACACTGCTGAAAAAAGaccatatataatataaattttatataatataaaaaagtatATCAAGATTTCCTCAAAATCTATGGTCAAGTCGGAACTGCTCACCAACAAATTCCTACCTGCCAGAGTTCATGTCCTCAGATGCCAAATGCTGCACTACATTAAGAAATGCCAGAGAATTACTATAAAGGACCAGTCCTGAAGCAACAAGGATAAGGAAGACGCACGTGGAACACATCATCACTGCCTTTCAAACACCATGCTCAAAGGCTCCAATGAGGACAATCTGTTTTTAGCCAAGAGCAGCATGATCTATTAATTTGATCATGATGAtgattttcatgaaaataaaaggcTTTGAGCATTTCCAAAGTGCAAAATAATGACGTATCTCAGGATGGCAAGTATCAAGAGGGAACTGCTGCCCCACCACCAAGGGGGTACCTCTGGCTGTGGCCTGGCACGTGGTGCTCTCTGTGCACTGCAGGTTCTTCAGCAGCTGCATTGACTTGCCAGCCATTATGATCTGCTTGAGGACGGGTTTCAGGAAGGACACCATGGTGTGCTGCCTGCTGGAGAGCCCTTGATCACTGCCAGAACTGGCACTAGCATTATCACtcatcttttcttcattttctgtcttttcagatACACTGTATAGTGTATAGGTTGCATACCAGAAGTCTCTGTGATTTACTGGAACATTTTTGTTTCTACAGGGattcaaaagaattttaaactttAACCTTTCTTAAAAACAATATATCTGCTCTAACTTATGCATGTTTTCCAGACATTCCAAAATACAGTAATATCAACTATTAGTAAAATGATGCAATCTTTAGGTAAAATGGGACTTACCTGACTTCAGTTTAACACAGAAAAATGGATTAATATTCTGAATGGCATTGGTAAAATCTAATAAGCAGAAAGTTTCCTGAACTGGAATTAAACAAAATTTGATtaatttggttttctttaaagGTAGAATAAGTTACCTATTTTGCTATCTCCTATGAAAGTAAACTCCAGACTTCGACATCtttttttccacagtttcctAGCTGGACTGTTTAACAATGAAACGAGGGTTACTCATTCCCCTCTAAGGAGATTAAGAATCCTGATTTTACAGTAATCCTCATGTGAAATAGAAGAAGCAGGACATTACGAGAGACTGAAGATTCAGATAAAAGAAAGCCCAGTTCATTTGATATAATCACTGTGTAAACAGGGCTACCTTTCTGTAACTCTAAGAAAGCTATTCTCCCTGATGAGTTAAGTGGATAGCCATCAATTAAAACACGTACTTCTACACACTGCAGAATTTAAGACTGAGATAAGAGAGTGCAAACAGTTCTACATTGCAGCTTCTATGATTCTGTTCAGAAAAATCAATTAAGTGAAGGGGAATCATCACAAGTGGATTCGTGATGATTAAGATTCTCCTTAActgttttattaaataatatactaaaaaggttaaaaaaaaaaagagtagctaactaggagaaataagtatattAGAGGTATATTTggtaatattttcacatttttaatctcATCATTAATTTATTCTCCTTGATTCCCATTACTGAAGCCATCTGACATCACCTAATtcaccatttcatggcaaatagaaagggaaaaattgaaagcagtgacaggttttcttcttgtgggctccaatatcactgtggatggtgactgcagtcatgaaattaaacaacattgtggatggtgactgcagtcatgaaattaaaagacgtttgctccttggaagaaaagctagggcAAAGCTAGACAGCgtattttaaagcaaagacatcactttgcctacaaaggtccatctagtcaaagctatggtttttccagtagtcatgtacagatgtgagagttggaccataaagcaggctgagtgccgaaaaatcgatgctttctaactgtggtgctggaaaagactcttgagattcccttggactgcaaggagatcaaaccaataattctaaaggaaatcaaccctaaatttGCACcagatggactgatgctgaagctgaagctccaatactctgttcacctgatgcgaatagccaactcattggaaaagactgatgctgggaaacactgaaggcaaaagaagaggacggcagaggatgaaatggttagctagcattaccgactcagtggacatgaatttgacccaAGTctcagagacagtgaaggacaaggaggcctggtgttctgcagtctatggggtgcaaagtcacgacttagtgactgaacaacaattcactTCAAAGGACTCGGTCTGCCTTTCACCATACCAACCATCCATAAACatattataattcaaaaaatgCAATTTGCTAATACCGAAAGCTGTGAATTGACAAAaccttggaaaaaaattttttggcggGTGgtacttttatataaaaatgcaagAGAACTTGCCTATGGTGACAACACAGCTCTATTACTGgaactgtcccccacccccagtatCATCTGAGGCTAATGGAAATATTGGGGAGAAGAGCCAATGTCTGGTGCACCTCCCTCACCTCTGGATGATGAACTCCCTGGCAGAGTCGCACAGGTGCCCATGCACGATCCACTCATCCACAGTCTGCAGGTAGGGCCGCACAGTCTCCACCCAGAGGGAGAACAGCAAAGAGACCTGAAGAGAGGCGCATCCATTCTTAGAACTCCCTCATCCTTGGATAAGATGAGGCTCAAGCATTTCTGAAGcaccttttaaaaagtgattcctgttttgttttgttttttgcaacACTggccacgtgggatcttagttcctcaacctcGGATCAAAccacgtcccctgcagtggaagcacagagtcttaaccactggatcaccagggaaatccatctACGTTTTTTGAAACAAAGTAAGAAATTAAAAACCCAAGATACATGCTataaaatacttatgaaaaaCCTCACCTAACTATAAGAAACCTTTTTCTCCATAACAGCACTTTCTTAGTAGTGAAAGTTACACAGGCACAACAGCTCTAAACTGGACAATCCAAACTCCATCCATGTAGTGCTGTTAGCAAAATGTCCATTAACAACAAGGAAGTGATTTCATTCTACTATATATAGTTACTAATAAAAAAGAAGGTAcagagatgaaagaaatcaacTTCCTTTTAACTGAAATGCAGTACCAAAATGCTGAGGAAAAAAGGATCACACCAACAAACTAGGCAAAACACCTAAGTTATGTGCTGAAACAAACGTGGAGCTATCCACATCAAAGTCTCCAGttagatttgcatttttaaattatagtaaaaatatatactatCTTAACCAAAGTACACAGATTGGCAgttttaagtatattcacattgctgTGAAACAGGCCTTTCTAATCTCCTGCATGCCACCAAACTGAAACTATGTACCCATTAACtatcctcttttctcctcttccccagCTCCTAGTAACCAACACTCTCATCCTCctatctgtttctatgagtttggctgCTCTAGATACATCacataataaatttgtatttgtatttaacAAAGGGTATGGTGAGTATCTATATCGAAGTCAGCTAGGTATTTTTCCCATCTTGCTTTTATGTTTTGCTCTATTTTTGCCACATTCATCTGGTGAGCTTGGCAATTATAGCTGAAAAGCTTGTTTTATGCAGCCTCAAATTTAGAAGCTAATTTAAAAACTCACAACTGTCTGACACACCAGTTTTACAAAGATCTACAACAGGCTATCCACCACTCTTATGCTGAGCAGAATGAGTCACACACAGTGGACTAGACGTGGGTCCCACTTACAGTTTGCtcagaggcttctccaacatTGTCGTATTCAAGGATGGCTTTGTACAGGGTGTTGAGCAGATGAGATGCTCGGACAACATTTCGAGTGTCAGGTGGAACTTCTGCTACTCCAGTACTAAACACTTTGTGCAGAACTTTGAGTTGAGCCAATCGAGGTGACAACTTGTCCACCACTATTGCAAGAGTTACTGTAGTATCTGCAAATATCAAGAAATCAAACTCCTTAGCAAGGAAAAATATCTGCATCTGAAATGTGATATAAATGTTAAGCCACTTATGGAAAAGCATGGCAcactggaggatttttttttttaatttacttttggctgcactgggtctttattgctgaatGCAACCTTCGTCTAGTTGCGCTAAACACGGGGCTACTCTCGTTGTGGCTTCTCATtgggtgtcttctcttgttgcagagcaatgGCTCTAGTGAGCAcgagcttagctgccccacagcgtgtgggatcttcccagaccagggactgaacctgtgtacactgcactggcaagcagactcttaaccactggaccacgaggtgAGTCCACGATGGTGGGTTTTAATCTCATGTTAGAACTAATTTCCCCAAGAAAGAACTCcctaaaagaaggaaaagacaactcagcagaaaaataattaaaggaactgacaattcacagaagaggaaattcaAGCGATTCTCAAACATACAGAAAGATGTTCAACCTCACAAAAAAAAGACTGCAAAATAAAACTATACTGGGCAAATAAAACAGAGTATAGTGGGCTCCTGTTTCATTGAGGGGAGGCAGAAAAGGGTGATTAATAAGGGCAGCAAGAGCgagttccctggtcaggaacaGCTCTGAATCCTAAATATGGAGGTGGTAATACAAATCTACACATGTGGTAAAATGCCAAAGAACTGGAGAAAGATTTATTTACCTCCTTGAAAAGCAAGCACCTGCAAAACTGGTGAAACCCACGTCAGGCCTGCAGACTAGTGATGGTACTGTGTCAACGTCAACTTCCTAGCTTTGATTACTCTATTTAAAAGCGTCAACACGAAGGATGCTGGGTCAAGTGAACATGGAACCTCGATGTACTGTTTTTTACAATAGTCGCATATAAAAATTAAGGGAGAAAAACCTGCACTGGGCTACCATTTTCACCTAACATACTGGTGAAGATCCAAACGTTTGATAACACACTGCTGACAAGACTGAACAAATGCATACTCATATATATTGCCAGCAAGGGTGTAAAGTTATTTATCTACACTGCCACGGAGGACAATGTGACAGTAACTACTAAAGTCACATAAGCCATCACATACCTTCtgactcagcaatttcactctAAAAATTTGTGCTATAGATAACTTGCTATACATGTGCACAATCACTGATATGTAAGTGGTTATCACTGAAGCTGGCAACAGGAAAGGATCAGACACAGCCCAGCTGTCCGTGAAAAGGGTACTGGTCTACGATACATCCATACGACAAAATGctcagttggttaaaaaaaaaaaggaatgaggaGGCTCTTTAATTAAATACTTGTATgatttaattctcaaaatttaaattgaaaacaaTCTGAAGACAGTAGTGAAAAGACTACTAGGCCTGTGGATATGAATATGTATTGCttttatatgtttaaattatACCTGGAAGGATGCTCAAGAAATGGATCACTTGGTTGCCTCTGGACTGGGGAACCAGTATAGGAGGAAAAATTTTTGCTGTAAATCTTTCTATACTGTTTGGATTTTTAGAGATATGAATggcttaaaaatacaaatttaaaataatttaaaaaaatgagtgtaTTCAGGACAATTACTTATTTGCCATGTAAATTTCAAATCTTCTATCAATTATTAAAGGAAGAATATTTAAATACCATTATTGATGATGCACTTCTCAATTTCTGCAAGTTCCTCTTTGAAATTAATGAAGTATTTGTATAGGGCCCACATGAAAGCCTGGTATGTTCTAAAAGGTGCTTCTGTTGACTTCTTAGGAACAGAACCATTTCCAGGTAACATGCTTTCAGAACTATGCCCCATGACTTCATCAATGAACTCCTGGAGTCGAAACACAACCTGGCCATATGCTGCAATTTGTTCTAGCACTGATCGTAAACAGCTCTACAACAGAAGCAAACCACAATGATTTATAGTCAGACTTCTACAGGAATTCTAATGAGTATTTTCCTcactataaaatatttcttttgtgacTGCTTGAAACAGTATGCTTATCAAAAGGCAAAgtaatacagtaaatatttagCTTTATATTCAGAGGAAACAGCATAAGTATTAAATTGTATATGATATAGAACTGTGGCTTATACTGtttcaaaacacacaaacaaaggGTATATGTATTACAGGCAAAAAGTTACAGTAGATAGCTTTCCCAATACGAAATGACAGAAAATACAAAGCTACATATGAATACCACAAACAATATTAAAGAATTCTCCAA
Encoded proteins:
- the TUBGCP5 gene encoding gamma-tubulin complex component 5 isoform X4, whose protein sequence is MEKKDDFDWGKYLMEGEEIDLGPNVNTPNWSEESEDENDQQSLSREDSGIQVDRTPLEEQDQNRKLGPRVIWKDEPDVRSWLEQHVVHQYWTVRSSRFPHSLHLHSNLATVWDQHLYSSDPLYVPDDRVFVTETQVIRETLWLLSGVKKLFIFQLIDGKVTVRNNIIVTHLTHSCLRSVLEQIAAYGQVVFRLQEFIDEVMGHSSESMLPGNGSVPKKSTEAPFRTYQAFMWALYKYFINFKEELAEIEKCIINNDTTVTLAIVVDKLSPRLAQLKVLHKVFSTGVAEVPPDTRNVVRASHLLNTLYKAILEYDNVGEASEQTVSLLFSLWVETVRPYLQTVDEWIVHGHLCDSAREFIIQRNKNVPVNHRDFWYATYTLYSVSEKTENEEKMSDNASASSGSDQGLSSRQHTMVSFLKPVLKQIIMAGKSMQLLKNLQCTESTTCQATARDAERKSLYTLFLESVQSRLRHGEDFTAQALTEQQATRETLIKMQSIAERHLELDDVHDPLLAINFARLYLEQSDFHEKFAGGDVCVDRSSESVTCQTFELTLRSCLYPHIDKQYLDCCGNLMRTLKKDYRLVEYLQAMRNFFLMEGGDTMYDFYTSIFDKIREKETWQNVSFLNVQLQEAVGQRYPEDSSRLSISFENVDTAKKKLPVHILDGLTLSYKVPWPVDIVISLECQKIYNQVFLLLLQIKWAKYSLDVLLFGELANPADKSQRKEGLLGNPGTAAHFGPQKEPVRLQVHRMFLLRVKLMHFVNSLHNYIMTRILHSTGLEFQHQVEEAKDLDQLIKIHYRYLSTIHDRCLLREKVSFVKEAIMKVLNLALMFAEGWQAGLGAWQMESIEKMESDFKNCHMFLVTILNKAVCRGSFPHLESLALSLMAGMEQS
- the TUBGCP5 gene encoding gamma-tubulin complex component 5 isoform X2, with the translated sequence MDCSPPGSSVRGISQANVHYSILSLLLCLSDSPSNSNYVETPRDKEMEKKDDFDWGKYLMEGEEIDLGPNVNTPNWSEESEDENDQQSLSREDSGIQVDRTPLEEQDQNRKLGPRVIWKDEPDVRSWLEQHVVHQYWTVRSSRFPHSLHLHSNLATVWDQHLYSSDPLYVPDDRVFVTETQVIRETLWLLSGVKKLFIFQLIDGKVTVRNNIIVTHLTHSCLRSVLEQIAAYGQVVFRLQEFIDEVMGHSSESMLPGNGSVPKKSTEAPFRTYQAFMWALYKYFINFKEELAEIEKCIINNDTTVTLAIVVDKLSPRLAQLKVLHKVFSTGVAEVPPDTRNVVRASHLLNTLYKAILEYDNVGEASEQTVSLLFSLWVETVRPYLQTVDEWIVHGHLCDSAREFIIQRNKNVPVNHRDFWYATYTLYSVSEKTENEEKMSDNASASSGSDQGLSSRQHTMVSFLKPVLKQIIMAGKSMQLLKNLQCTESTTCQATARDAERKSLYTLFLESVQSRLRHGEDFTAQALTEQQATRETLIKMQSIAERHLELDDVHDPLLAINFARLYLEQSDFHEKFAGGDVCVDRSSESVTCQTFELTLRSCLYPHIDKQYLDCCGNLMRTLKKDYRLVEYLQAMRNFFLMEGGDTMYDFYTSIFDKIREKETWQNVSFLNVQLQEAVGQRYPEDSSRLSISFENVDTAKKKLPVHILDGLTLSYKVPWPVDIVISLECQKIYNQVFLLLLQIKWAKYSLDVLLFGELANPADKSQRKEGLLGNPGTAAHFGPQKEPVRLQVHRMFLLRVKLMHFVNSLHNYIMTRILHSTGLEFQHQVEEAKDLDQLIKIHYRYLSTIHDRCLLREKVSFVKEAIMKVLNLALMFAEGWQAGLGAWQMESIEKMESDFKNCHMFLVTILNKAVCRGSFPHLESLALSLMAGMEQS